TGAGATGTAAAATCTATGAAGAGATTACCTCAACAATGAAGTGAGCCCACGTAGTCTCGGAACGCTTTTCCATAACACCCTTCAAAATCGTCAGCTCCAAGCGGTGAATAACATCAGAAATTTCTAAGAAACGTCCATGGTCGTCACACATCATCTGTTTGAAATTTATGTCAGCTCAAAATTTCATAATGCGGATGTCAGGAATACCGATCTGTCAGATACTTGTTGTGTGGTGCCAGATCAGGTAATTCTTTTTAAAATCCGAAAAGTAGAAAGACACTAGGACTAGTGAAGTGATATGATATACCTCTATAAGCATGTGTCCAGGGTACTTCAAATCTTTGACAATTATAGGGCATATCTGGTCAGCACTTCCCAATTCTACAGCCCAACTGGTGCCTTGTTGGTTATTAGTTTTTACTCCAGGTGACTGAAGGCTCTTGTCAGGGGCTGTCTGCAGTACATTTATCGATCAATGAAATTAAGACCTGAGGGATAATTGGACCCGCAGAAAAAGAGAGTGTAGTTTTGCATTCATggtctctttctttttcttattcTTAATGGCCATGAAGATATGTGGTCTCTCTTTCGAAATTGGAACTTTATTGTTTAATCTGAACACAGACCACACTGCATTCTTTCTTGCAGTTGCTTTCTAGTTGTATACTtgtatactccctccatcccaatttatgtgatacagtttgactggacacgaagtttaagaaataaaggaagacttttgaatcttgtagtctgaaataagccaaagatattgtgtggttatagatcatctcgttaaacgtaaaggtaaagtttaaagttaaattgttaccaAATAGGAAATGTATCATTCCTTTTTGggcagactaaaaaggaaagtgtatcacacaaattgggacaaagggagtatatATAGAACCAAAAAAAGGATGCAGTTTCCCAATAACATTATTTTTAGTAAAACTTAAGACAAGAAGCACTTAGCAGCCAAAAAAGTACATAATATATGAACCAAGCAATGTTTACCTCTGTCTGAGCCTGGTACCTTAGTTTATCAGCCTGATCAGTAACACTTCGCAGAAACAACATGTGCTTTATGGTTTTATCTAGTAAACCATCAATGCTACACTGCAGGGGAAAGACAAAAAGTTATTTTAAGCCAAGGTACAAGGAAAGTATCCTCAATAGAACTAAGGTGAAGTTAGCACTTACTTTGGCACCACTAGGGACAAGTTGCCGCAACTCTTTAAGCCGGTCCTGAATTAATTGCCTATCCCGTGGTCTGGGCTTATGACTATCACCAGAGCGTCTCCTTTTCTTGTTGGTATTAGATATCTTTGACTCCTTATGACAACTCAGAGAGCTAAAGACTTTTGTCTGATGCTGCTCCTCATTAAATGCACTGACAGCACAATCAAATGAAGAAGCATATTTGCCTGCCCCAGCAGAAGCCGATGTAAGAGTGGTCCGTATAACTGCGTCGTTTTCAACCGAAGTATTTTCTGTAGATTGATTCTGCCTTTTGCAGAAAGGGACAGGATTTCCTGGTGGCAGGTTTAAGGACTCCAGACCAGCCATTTTGTAGAGTGAATAATCATCATCAGAAAAACAGTAAGCACTGGCAACTACGGCTTCCAAAAGATTCTCCGCATTATCTTCTTTCAGATGCCAGTCATTAGATTCCCCAAACGATGGCTCAGTATTAAACATTGGATCTGCAGTATAGATGGATTTTCTGGCAGTATTTGTGCTAAAGCCAGACAAGTTGTTTTGAATTGTACTTCCGAGAATAGTGTTGCTGCAATCCATTCCAAGGGATTGTGGATCTAGCATGTCTCCATCAAAGTAAAAATCTACCTCATTGGATACATTGACTCCACCAGCATTGCAGCTAGAGTAAGAAAAGGCGTCTACATCTTTTGCATGGCAAGAAGATCTACCAAAGCTGCTTTCTGTGATCCCTGATCTGTTATCATCAGAATATTCATGAGCGAGTTGCTTCACTAGATTAATCATGTCTACATGTTGCACTCCAATATCGCTTTCATTCGCATTTTCAAGGAAATTTGGCATGTGTTCAACAAACTTGCCAATTTTGCTTTCATTTTCATTCTCAAGGACATTTTGCATGTGTTGTCCAGATAATTGAAAGGGATGTTGAACCTCAATTAATGAAGTCATCGGAAATGCAGCTGATAATTTGTGATCTTTCAGAATTGGTATATTTGCAGCTACATCATCTTCATTCACCTTATTTGTAGTAGTTGCAGATGGTATATTCAAACTCTCTGAGAGAGTAGACTGTAGAAGAAATTCACAGCTTTCTCCACCAGGtaaaaaattctccacaaatttGAAATGGGCATCAAATTCTTTAGCTAGACTGCTAACCATCTCCACATTTTCAGCTACCTGATTTTTTGAAAGAAGCACAGAATCGTGTGAATGACCGTATAAAGACACCGCTGCATGTAAGCACATACATGATGCAAGGGACAAATAAGTAAATGCGGCATCCTGTAGTTCTAGGGCCACCCCAAAGCTTAGAAATCACGACTGGAATACTATGCTAAAGTTACATATGCTGCTTAAGTTTCCATTATATGAGCATCAGGTACAACCTTGCAAATCACATTGGCAGAAACAGATCCAATGAAGTTCGGCAacattggaaatattatgat
The nucleotide sequence above comes from Lycium barbarum isolate Lr01 chromosome 3, ASM1917538v2, whole genome shotgun sequence. Encoded proteins:
- the LOC132630473 gene encoding transcription factor bHLH155-like; translated protein: MGAASLRHFLESICFNSPWNYAVFWKLQHQCPTILTWEDGYLDIPRAKEPYRSLIDNHYSKNLNELYPNCGSRSHNGYLGEHPIGLAIAEMSSTYHIAGKGVVGEVASLGIPRWVSSDSLAPAEISFGSVPECPDEWMLQFVAGIKTILMVPCIPYGVLQLGSMETVAENVEMVSSLAKEFDAHFKFVENFLPGGESCEFLLQSTLSESLNIPSATTTNKVNEDDVAANIPILKDHKLSAAFPMTSLIEVQHPFQLSGQHMQNVLENENESKIGKFVEHMPNFLENANESDIGVQHVDMINLVKQLAHEYSDDNRSGITESSFGRSSCHAKDVDAFSYSSCNAGGVNVSNEVDFYFDGDMLDPQSLGMDCSNTILGSTIQNNLSGFSTNTARKSIYTADPMFNTEPSFGESNDWHLKEDNAENLLEAVVASAYCFSDDDYSLYKMAGLESLNLPPGNPVPFCKRQNQSTENTSVENDAVIRTTLTSASAGAGKYASSFDCAVSAFNEEQHQTKVFSSLSCHKESKISNTNKKRRRSGDSHKPRPRDRQLIQDRLKELRQLVPSGAKCSIDGLLDKTIKHMLFLRSVTDQADKLRYQAQTETAPDKSLQSPGVKTNNQQGTSWAVELGSADQICPIIVKDLKYPGHMLIEMMCDDHGRFLEISDVIHRLELTILKGVMEKRSETTWAHFIVEASGSFHRLDIFWPLMQLVQQVPTSVSRNM